A part of Opitutales bacterium genomic DNA contains:
- a CDS encoding LacI family DNA-binding transcriptional regulator: MSEKRLPGHREIAAACGFSTATVSRALAGHPGVRESTKQAVQRAARALGYQTDPRMAALSQRRWQSGRSSGTVKILVLVDSFTFSEKNAPKFAVLNEAATGYGYELEYLVAEKVIGQGARITRELVSRGIRGILVNVHRTDVLPDLAWNEFCVVMVGEEHPDLPFHRVGTNWRQGFDLVTAEMRRVGCSVGFCIVRYGVEQGVIGTELNRLVLSEALLHREEFSAAGYGDAPLFRFDTEESGVEQRFRSWKEQHNIDVCLCNNLEPHYWLENMGSEIRNQTKLYAFPLSQEAAILGIPGCDLNLGTRISEGLRLLHQSLLLDDRGHSKVPKTVLIPVSAIGF, translated from the coding sequence ATGAGCGAAAAGCGCTTGCCCGGACATCGCGAGATTGCAGCAGCCTGCGGTTTTTCCACTGCGACGGTCAGTCGAGCACTGGCTGGGCATCCGGGGGTGCGTGAGTCGACGAAGCAGGCTGTGCAGAGAGCAGCGCGCGCACTTGGCTACCAAACGGATCCTCGCATGGCCGCTCTTAGCCAAAGACGTTGGCAGTCTGGGCGATCTTCGGGCACGGTTAAGATATTGGTCTTGGTCGATAGCTTTACCTTTTCTGAAAAGAATGCTCCAAAATTCGCCGTCTTGAATGAAGCTGCCACTGGCTATGGGTATGAGCTTGAATACCTCGTCGCTGAAAAGGTGATCGGGCAAGGCGCGCGAATAACACGAGAGCTCGTTTCTAGAGGAATCAGAGGCATCTTGGTGAACGTCCATAGAACTGATGTCTTACCCGACCTCGCTTGGAACGAGTTCTGTGTCGTGATGGTAGGCGAAGAGCACCCGGATTTGCCCTTTCACCGCGTGGGAACCAACTGGCGCCAGGGCTTCGACTTGGTGACAGCTGAGATGCGCCGCGTCGGCTGTTCTGTGGGCTTTTGTATTGTCCGCTACGGTGTGGAGCAGGGGGTTATTGGAACAGAATTGAACCGTTTAGTCTTGTCAGAGGCGCTCCTGCATCGAGAAGAATTTTCTGCCGCGGGATATGGTGATGCGCCTTTATTTCGATTTGATACGGAAGAGTCTGGTGTGGAACAACGCTTCCGATCGTGGAAGGAACAGCATAACATAGACGTGTGCCTGTGTAATAATTTGGAGCCACATTATTGGTTAGAAAACATGGGATCCGAAATTCGAAATCAGACGAAGCTGTATGCATTTCCCTTGTCACAAGAGGCGGCCATTCTGGGCATTCCTGGATGTGATCTGAACCTGGGAACAAGAATATCTGAAGGGCTACGTTTGTTGCACCAGAGCCTGCTATTGGATGACCGAGGACATTCCAAAGTGCCTAAGACAGTTTTAATTCCCGTGTCTGCGATTGGGTTCTGA
- a CDS encoding iron-containing alcohol dehydrogenase has protein sequence MSYRLDLPATIIYGGDSREQLPALAKQLGGSRVLLVTDPGVVALGFADDLVRLMTAAGLSVAIFDEIQPDPTDLNVAAGVEALKKHHADLVVALGGGSPIDAAKVIAISQANAGPLSKYMGLHKIVNPGIPLIAMPTTAGTGSEATKVAVITDTESNVKMMMLSAPLLPSAAIVDYTYSMGMPKPLTAAVGVDTLTHGIEAYVSRKANAMTDPLALSCIRLVGQHLETAWNDPDNRLAREGMMLAATQGGMAFANSSVCLVHGMSRPIGAVFHLPHGLSNAILLPTVTDYSTSASPDRYAAIARALNAASDEDSDETACTKLVAWLERLNRSLDLPKLSGCKGVTSQVFEAQIGKMAIDALASGSPDNNPRVPEADEIIELYRKSW, from the coding sequence ATGTCCTACCGTTTAGATCTTCCTGCCACCATAATTTATGGAGGCGACAGCCGCGAGCAACTACCCGCCTTGGCAAAACAGCTCGGCGGCAGCCGCGTATTGCTCGTCACGGACCCCGGAGTGGTAGCATTGGGCTTCGCAGATGACCTGGTTCGTCTCATGACCGCAGCCGGGTTGTCAGTCGCTATCTTCGATGAGATTCAGCCCGACCCTACCGATCTCAATGTCGCTGCTGGGGTTGAAGCCCTCAAAAAGCACCATGCCGACTTAGTCGTCGCCTTGGGCGGTGGCTCGCCTATCGACGCCGCCAAAGTTATCGCTATCAGCCAAGCCAACGCGGGACCCCTATCAAAATACATGGGGTTACATAAAATAGTGAACCCCGGCATTCCTTTGATCGCGATGCCCACCACCGCAGGAACTGGAAGTGAGGCGACAAAAGTAGCAGTCATCACCGACACGGAATCCAACGTCAAAATGATGATGCTCAGCGCGCCGCTATTACCCAGCGCTGCAATCGTCGATTACACGTATTCTATGGGCATGCCCAAGCCGCTGACAGCTGCAGTAGGCGTAGACACACTCACGCACGGCATCGAGGCGTATGTCTCGCGTAAGGCAAACGCGATGACTGACCCTCTGGCCTTATCCTGTATCCGGCTGGTCGGCCAACATCTGGAAACAGCTTGGAACGACCCGGACAACAGGCTGGCTCGGGAGGGTATGATGCTCGCAGCAACTCAGGGCGGTATGGCATTCGCGAACAGTAGCGTCTGCCTAGTCCACGGAATGAGCCGACCCATCGGAGCTGTTTTCCACCTGCCTCACGGCCTTTCCAACGCTATTCTTCTTCCCACGGTTACCGATTACTCTACAAGCGCGAGCCCGGATCGTTATGCAGCCATCGCACGCGCGCTGAATGCAGCATCTGATGAAGACTCTGATGAAACGGCGTGCACAAAACTAGTCGCTTGGCTCGAGCGCCTCAACAGGAGTCTGGACCTGCCAAAGCTCTCTGGCTGCAAAGGTGTCACATCACAAGTCTTTGAAGCTCAGATTGGCAAGATGGCCATCGACGCTCTCGCTTCCGGCAGCCCGGACAACAACCCACGCGTTCCAGAAGCAGACGAAATCATCGAATTATATCGGAAATCATGGTAG
- a CDS encoding nucleotidyltransferase domain-containing protein, which produces MVTIEQLKRVISPLCEKYEIAYVDAFGSIARSEQTQQSDIDLIIEFSEPRKDRISRRFFGFLHDVEDQFDSRVDLLTENSIRNPFLKEKIDQDRIRIYGD; this is translated from the coding sequence GTGGTTACAATCGAGCAGCTAAAAAGGGTTATTTCACCTTTGTGCGAAAAATACGAAATAGCGTATGTGGATGCTTTCGGTTCTATTGCGCGATCGGAACAGACCCAACAAAGCGACATCGACTTAATCATCGAGTTTTCAGAGCCTCGGAAAGATAGAATTTCAAGGCGCTTTTTTGGTTTCCTGCACGATGTCGAAGATCAGTTTGATAGCAGGGTTGATCTGCTTACAGAAAACTCGATCAGAAATCCATTTCTCAAAGAAAAAATAGATCAAGACAGAATTAGAATCTATGGTGATTGA
- a CDS encoding SDR family oxidoreductase translates to MVDETNPQNWSVVTGANRGIGLEFTRQLLEAGHLTVACCRNPDEAGELKKLQDTHGHALKTVQLDVSDPESLTASAETLNELSGGVGLLIHNAGIVGNGKEGLSNFQSIEMLKVFQVNLFGPLELTRALLPKLEETSGKVFILTSRTGALRHPDPKDKPGSQFSYPCSKAAVHRLVSLLGTDLVPHGITVGGIDPSWVRTAMTSGGTPPKDRFMLEPSESVKGMLEVMNQVSLEKTGYLWRWSGNLSNWYAPEETAEERQTLPEND, encoded by the coding sequence ATGGTAGACGAAACCAACCCGCAAAATTGGTCCGTCGTAACCGGTGCTAACCGAGGAATCGGCCTCGAGTTTACACGACAGCTCTTGGAAGCAGGACACTTGACTGTTGCATGTTGCCGCAATCCAGACGAAGCCGGAGAACTCAAAAAACTTCAAGATACGCACGGGCATGCTCTAAAGACAGTCCAGCTGGATGTCAGCGATCCAGAGAGCCTAACGGCCAGCGCAGAAACGCTCAATGAACTCTCGGGCGGTGTCGGTTTACTCATCCATAACGCGGGCATCGTGGGGAATGGGAAGGAAGGACTGAGCAATTTTCAGAGTATTGAGATGCTCAAAGTGTTTCAAGTGAACCTCTTTGGTCCCCTCGAGCTCACACGGGCGCTCTTGCCTAAGCTCGAAGAGACCTCAGGCAAAGTATTCATCCTCACATCCCGCACCGGGGCATTGCGCCATCCAGACCCTAAAGACAAACCGGGGAGCCAATTTTCGTATCCATGCTCAAAGGCCGCCGTACATCGCTTGGTTTCATTACTGGGCACCGACTTGGTTCCACACGGTATCACCGTAGGAGGTATCGACCCTAGCTGGGTGCGGACTGCGATGACCTCTGGAGGAACGCCACCCAAAGACCGCTTCATGCTCGAACCTTCCGAGTCCGTCAAAGGCATGCTGGAGGTGATGAATCAGGTGTCGCTCGAAAAAACCGGATATCTGTGGCGATGGAGTGGAAACCTCTCGAATTGGTATGCGCCCGAAGAAACCGCTGAAGAACGCCAAA
- a CDS encoding CoA-acylating methylmalonate-semialdehyde dehydrogenase, whose translation MTITPSYINGEWITSNATQHTPVYNPSTGEILSQTPHSSRQEIDQAVQSAKNAFIGWSTTPVLKRATVLFRYKALLEEHFSKLVGLVVKENGKTLPEAKGDVRRGIEVVDFACGIPHLIKGETLPQIASTMDGASTYEPLGVCAGITPFNFPAMVPMWMFPLAIACGNTFVLKPSEKTPLTANRLAELAKEAGLPDRVLNVVQGAREAVDALCEHPDISAISFVGSTRVAKHVYTTGTSHGKRVQSAGGAKNVMIVMPDADPESTVRAIAGAAFGCAGQRCMAGSVVLGLEQAGQGIVDRLSDMADKFKILPTDSNPDSDMGPVIDGAARERLLNTIENLAGQGAQLASDGRRGLPNSGFFVGPTIVDHVTPDMNLARDEVFGPILSVGRPESLDEAIEWMSLSGYGNGAVIFTSNGGAAREIARKAPCGMIGVNVGVPAAISQFAFSGWNQSFFGDLHVQGMEGVRFYTRQKVVFSRWDSNYVRKLGW comes from the coding sequence ATGACAATCACTCCTTCCTACATCAACGGCGAGTGGATAACCTCCAACGCCACCCAACACACACCGGTCTACAATCCTTCGACGGGTGAAATCCTCAGCCAAACTCCGCATTCGAGCCGCCAAGAGATCGACCAAGCGGTTCAGTCAGCGAAAAACGCATTTATCGGATGGAGCACCACGCCTGTGCTCAAGCGCGCGACCGTTCTTTTCCGCTACAAGGCGCTTTTAGAAGAGCATTTTTCTAAACTCGTAGGCCTGGTTGTGAAGGAAAACGGTAAAACCCTTCCAGAAGCCAAAGGAGATGTGCGTCGGGGCATCGAAGTCGTAGATTTCGCCTGCGGTATCCCGCATTTAATCAAGGGCGAAACCTTACCTCAAATTGCGAGCACCATGGACGGGGCATCGACCTATGAACCGCTTGGAGTCTGCGCGGGAATCACCCCATTCAATTTTCCCGCAATGGTACCTATGTGGATGTTTCCCCTAGCCATTGCGTGCGGTAACACCTTCGTCCTGAAGCCTAGTGAAAAGACGCCCTTAACTGCGAATCGCTTGGCAGAGCTAGCCAAAGAAGCAGGCCTGCCGGATAGGGTACTCAACGTCGTTCAGGGTGCCCGCGAAGCGGTAGATGCTCTGTGCGAACACCCTGACATTTCAGCAATCAGTTTCGTCGGCTCGACACGCGTTGCCAAACATGTCTACACCACGGGGACCTCCCATGGTAAGCGCGTACAGTCTGCTGGCGGCGCAAAAAACGTGATGATTGTTATGCCCGACGCGGATCCCGAATCCACAGTGCGTGCTATTGCAGGTGCGGCGTTTGGTTGTGCTGGCCAACGCTGCATGGCGGGCTCCGTGGTTCTCGGCCTCGAACAGGCAGGGCAAGGCATTGTAGATCGCCTTTCTGATATGGCTGACAAGTTTAAGATTTTGCCCACGGATTCTAATCCTGACAGTGACATGGGCCCCGTTATCGATGGAGCCGCTCGAGAACGTCTGCTCAACACCATCGAAAACCTTGCCGGACAGGGAGCTCAGCTCGCTTCTGACGGTCGCCGAGGGCTGCCCAATTCAGGATTCTTCGTCGGCCCGACCATCGTCGATCACGTGACACCCGATATGAACTTGGCACGCGACGAAGTCTTTGGTCCGATTCTCTCCGTAGGGCGGCCAGAATCTCTGGACGAGGCAATCGAATGGATGAGCTTGAGTGGCTATGGCAATGGCGCGGTCATCTTTACAAGCAACGGAGGTGCCGCTCGTGAAATCGCTAGGAAAGCTCCCTGCGGTATGATCGGAGTCAATGTGGGGGTTCCAGCAGCGATCAGCCAGTTTGCTTTCTCTGGCTGGAACCAGTCATTCTTCGGCGATCTGCACGTTCAAGGTATGGAAGGTGTTCGTTTTTACACCCGCCAGAAGGTAGTATTTTCGCGCTGGGATAGTAATTATGTCCGCAAATTGGGGTGGTAA
- a CDS encoding DUF86 domain-containing protein, whose amino-acid sequence MQKWLFDAHDASQAICEFLKGKEFTDYTSNLLLRSAVERQFEILGESLKRIRDKDEAFLETSIVGWRGAISFRNILAHGYDHIEESIVWGIIENDLPELIRSIQKHLKN is encoded by the coding sequence ATTCAGAAGTGGCTATTTGATGCCCATGATGCTTCTCAAGCTATTTGCGAGTTCTTGAAGGGTAAGGAATTTACAGACTACACTTCTAATTTACTGCTGCGCTCTGCAGTTGAAAGACAGTTTGAAATTTTAGGCGAGTCCCTAAAGAGAATCCGAGACAAGGACGAAGCGTTTTTAGAGACTTCAATAGTGGGTTGGCGTGGGGCTATATCATTTAGGAATATTTTGGCCCATGGCTATGACCATATTGAAGAAAGCATTGTGTGGGGAATCATCGAGAATGATCTGCCCGAGCTTATTAGAAGTATTCAAAAGCATCTGAAGAATTGA
- a CDS encoding NAD(P)-dependent oxidoreductase produces the protein MAKIPVISTHNLPAHFDSVDALEDLLSMPTQGLVDDFAKLEGDILVLGVGGKVGPTLAMMAKRAAPSKRVIGVARFSDIEVKRRLEAAGVETITCDLLDREAVAALPKVSNVVYMAGKKFGTAGLEPFTWAMNAVVPTYIGEQFAGTRFVAFSTLCVYPFASIDGPGASPENTLPTPVGEYPNSCVARERVFQYFSEKTNSPGRLARLNYAIDCRYGVLMDVALKVRAKEPIDIRTGVANVIWQGDSTSHILRCLCHGTTPATAINIGAPHTSHIREVDHKFGEIFGCDPVFQREEQSDAWHNDNSEVHHLFGDPVVDLDTMIRWNADWLQRDMPLHHKPTHYDERDGSF, from the coding sequence ATGGCAAAAATTCCTGTTATTTCTACACACAATCTTCCCGCTCACTTCGACTCGGTAGATGCCTTAGAGGATTTACTCTCGATGCCTACACAAGGCCTAGTGGACGACTTCGCCAAACTCGAGGGCGATATTTTAGTTCTTGGTGTTGGAGGTAAGGTAGGTCCGACATTGGCTATGATGGCGAAACGAGCAGCACCGTCGAAAAGAGTCATTGGTGTGGCCCGCTTTAGCGACATTGAGGTCAAACGACGTTTAGAAGCCGCTGGCGTAGAGACCATCACCTGCGACCTACTCGACCGCGAGGCCGTAGCCGCCCTACCTAAAGTATCTAATGTGGTATACATGGCGGGCAAAAAATTTGGGACGGCCGGTTTGGAGCCCTTTACGTGGGCCATGAACGCGGTGGTCCCCACCTACATTGGCGAACAGTTTGCCGGTACTCGCTTTGTGGCTTTCTCAACGCTCTGTGTCTACCCTTTCGCCTCAATAGATGGCCCCGGGGCGAGCCCGGAAAATACCCTACCCACTCCCGTTGGCGAGTATCCAAATTCCTGCGTAGCGCGAGAACGTGTATTCCAGTATTTTTCGGAAAAAACCAACAGCCCTGGCCGCCTCGCACGACTCAACTACGCCATAGACTGCCGCTATGGAGTACTCATGGATGTTGCCCTTAAAGTCCGCGCTAAAGAGCCCATAGATATCCGGACCGGTGTGGCCAACGTGATCTGGCAAGGAGATTCTACGTCTCACATCCTCCGTTGCCTTTGCCATGGAACCACTCCAGCCACGGCGATTAATATCGGAGCCCCCCACACCTCTCATATACGCGAAGTGGATCATAAGTTTGGTGAAATTTTTGGCTGCGACCCTGTTTTTCAGCGAGAGGAACAGTCGGATGCCTGGCATAATGACAACAGCGAAGTCCATCATCTCTTCGGCGACCCCGTGGTAGACCTGGATACGATGATCCGTTGGAACGCCGATTGGCTCCAACGCGACATGCCTCTCCACCACAAGCCGACTCACTACGACGAACGCGACGGCTCATTCTAG